The following proteins are encoded in a genomic region of Takifugu rubripes chromosome 21, fTakRub1.2, whole genome shotgun sequence:
- the slc4a4a gene encoding solute carrier family 4 member 4a isoform X3, translated as MSSSKKMEDEAVLDRGASLLKHLCDEEEVEGHHTFYIGVHVPKSYRRRRRHRRRTSHKDKKEKLAENTSDKSDTENNDDPSNSILKPLISPAAERIRFILGEEDDGPTPPQLFTELDELLSVDGHEMEWKETARWIKFEEKVEKGGERWSKPHVATLSLHSLFELRKCIEKGTIMLDMEASTLPQVVELITDNQIEIGQLKAELRDKVMYTLLRKHRHQTKKSNLRSLADIGKTVSSASRLFSNQENDSPTTTHRNLTSSLNDISDKPEKEQLRNKFMKKLPRDAEASNVLVGEVDFLDTPFVAFVRLQKAVMLGALTEVPVPTRFLFILLGPKGKAKSYHEIGRAIATLMSDEVFHDIAYKAKDRQDLLAGIDEFLDEVIVLPPGEWDPTIRIEPPKSLPSSDKRKNMYAGGDSQMNGDMPHDGGHGGGGHEVGEELQKTGRFCGGLLLDIKRKAPFFISDFTDAFHIQALSAILFIYLGTVTNAITFGGLLGDATENMQGVLESFLGTAITGGVFCLLAGQPLTILSSTGPVLVFERLLFNFSKDNEFDYLEFRLWIGLWSAFFCLVLVATDASFLVQYFTRFTEEGFSCLISFIFIYDAFKKMLKLAHHYPIDSDYKMDHVTQYECLCMAPTVVENSTEIFGDPLEGTSVWIWNNTGLPGNATWSSLTKTECLRYKGELVGKACEFVPDITLMSFILFFGTYTCSMCLKKFKTSPFFPTTVRKLISDFAIILAILIFCGVDVLVGVETPKLIVPSEFKPTSPKRGWFVPPFGGNPWWVYLISAVPALLVTILIFMDQQITAVIVNRKEHKLKKGAGYHLDLFLVAVLMVVCSFMGLPWYVAATVISIAHIDSLKMETETSAPGEQPKFLGVREQRVTGVFVFILTGLSVLMSPILKFIPMPVLYGVFLYMGVASLNGVQFMDRLKLLLMPAKHQPDLIYLRHVPLRKVHLFTFIQILCLALLWILKSTVAAIIFPVMILALVAVRKAMDYMFSQHDLSFLDDVIPEKDKKKKEDEKKRSSLGSDAEDSDNHYNENVPSIKIPMDMMEQEPFLGDKASDREKSPSFLGHTSC; from the exons tctcgccagcagccgagAGGATCCGCTTCATCCTcggggaggaagatgatggcCCAACGCCCCCGCAGCTCTTTACCGAGTTGGATGAGCTTCTGTCTGTTGATGGGCACGAGATGGAGTGGAAGGAGACGGCCAG GTGGATCAAGTtcgaggagaaggtggagaaagGCGGCGAGCGCTGGAGCAAACCCCACGTGGCCACGCTGTCCTTACACAGCCTGTTTGAGCTGAGGAAATGCATAGAAAAGGGCACCATCATGCTGGACATGGAAGCCTCCACTCTGCCACAGGTTGTTG AGCTAATCACCGACAACCAGATCGAGATCGGTCAGCTGAAGGCTGAGCTGAGGGACAAGGTGATGTACACTCTGCTGCGAAAACACCGTCACCAGACCAAGAAGTCCAACCTACGCTCCCTGGCTGACATCGGCAAGACGGTCTCCAGTGCAAGTAGGCTGTTTTCCAACCAGGAGAACG ACAGCCCGACAACAACTCACCGGAATCTGACCAGCAGCCTGAATGATATTTCAGACAAGCCAGAGAAAGAGCAG CTAAGGAACAAGTTCATGAAGAAGTTGCCGAGAGACGCGGAGGCGTCGAACgtgctggtgggggaggtggactTCCTGGACACGCCATTCGTGGCCTTTGTGCGCCTGCAGAAGGCCGTGATGCTGGGAGCCTTAACAGAAGTCCCAGTTCCCACAAG ATTTTTATTCATCTTGCTTGGGCCCAAAGGCAAGGCCAAGTCGTACCATGAGATCGGCAGAGCCATCGCCACGCTGATGTCAGACGAG GTCTTCCACGACATTGCCTATAAGGCGAAGGATAGGCAGGACCTCCTGGCTGGTATCGACGAGTTCCTGGATGAGGTGATCGTGCTTCCTCCTGGAGAGTGGGACCCGACCATCAGGATAGAGCCCCCTAAatctcttccctcctctgacAAAAG GAAAAACATGTACGCGGGAGGGGACTCGCAGATGAATGGAGATATGCCTCATGATGGAGGTCACGGAGGAGGGGGGCATGAAGTAGGGGAGGAGCTACAGAAGACGGGAAG GTTTTGTGGGGGTCTGTTACTAGACATCAAAAGAAAAGCGCCTTTCTTCATCAGTGACTTCACCGACGCGTTCCACATTCAGGCCTTGTCAGCCATCTTGTTTATTTACCTGGGCACCGTGACAAACGCCATCACTTTCGGCGGCCTGTTGGGGGATGCTACCGAAAACATGCAG GGCGTACTGGAGAGTTTCCTGGGCACGGCGATCACCGGCGGAGTCTTCTGCCTGCTGGCTGGCCAGCCTCTCACCATCCTCAGCAGCACCGGTCCGGTTCTGGTCTTTGAACGGTTGTTATTCAACTTTAGCAA GGACAATGAGTTTGATTATTTGGAGTTCCGTCTGTGGATCGGCCTGTGGTCGGCGTTCTTCTGCCTGGTCCTGGTGGCCACCGATGCCAGCTTCTTGGTGCAGTACTTCACCCGCTTCACCGAGGAGGGCTTCTCCTGTCTCATAAGCTTCATCTTCATCTATGACGCCTTCAAGAAGATGCTGAAGCTGGCTCACCACTACCCCATCGATTCTGATTACAAGATGGATCACGTCACGCAGTACGAATGCCTCTGCATGGCTCCGACGGTTGTAG AAAACAGTACGGAAATCTTCGGAGACCCTTTGGAGGGAACCTCTGTCTGGATCTGGAACAACACTGGGCTG CCAGGGAACGCCACATGGTCGTCCCTCACCAAGACGGAGTGCCTGAGGTACAAAGGCGAGCTGGTGGGGAAGGCCTGCGAGTTCGTCCCAGACATCACCCTCATGTCCTTCATCCTGTTCTTTGGCACCTACACCTGCTCCATGTGTCTGAAGAAGTTCAAGACCAGCCCGTTCTTCCCCACAACC GTCAGGAAGCTCATCAGCGACTTTGCCATCATCCTGGCCATACTCATCTTCTGTGGAGTCGATGTTCTGGTGGGAGTGGAAACTCCGAAACTCATCGTGCCAAGTGAATTCAAG CCAACAAGTCCTAAGAGGGGCTGGTTTGTGCCCCCCTTCGGCGGAAACCCCTGGTGGGTTTACCTGATCTCGGCTGTTCCTGCCCTGCTGGTCACCATCCTGATATTCATGGATCAGCAGATCACAGCTGTGATCGTCAACAGGAAGGAGCACAAGCTGAAG AAAGGAGCAGGTTACCACCTGGACCTGTTCTTGGTGGCAGTTCTCATGGTGGTCTGCTCCTTCATGGGCCTGCCCTGGTACGTGGCCGCCACCGTCATCTCCATCGCACACATCGACAGTCTGAAGATGGAAACGGAAACGTCGGCTCCCGGGGAGCAGCCCAAGTTCTTGGGCGTGAG AGAGCAGAGGGTCACTGGTGTGTTTGTCTTCATCCTGACTGGACTTTCCGTGTTAATGTCCCCCATTTTAAAG TTCATTCCAATGCCTGTTCTATATGGAGTCTTTCTATACATGGGAGTGGCCTCTCTCAATGGAGTGCAG TTCATGGATCGTCTGAAGCTGCTTCTGATGCCTGCGAAACATCAGCCGGACCTGATTTACCTGCGACACGTTCCCCTCAGGAAGGTCCacctcttcaccttcatccaGATCCTCTGCTTGGCTCTGCTGTGGATCCTCAAGTCCACCGTGGCTGCCATCATATTCCCTGTcatg ATCCTGGCTCTGGTGGCGGTCAGAAAAGCCATGGACTACATGTTCTCCCAGCATGACCTCAGCTTCCTGGATGACGTCATTCCAGAGAAggacaagaaaaagaaggaggacgagaagaagaggagcagccTAGGCAGCGACGCAGAAGAC TCTGACAATCATTACAATGAGAATGTTCCCAGCATTAAAATCCCCATGGACATGATGGAGCAGGAGCCCTTCTTAGGTGATAAGGCCTCTGACA GAGAGAAGTCCCCATCATTCCTTGGACACACATCGTGCTGA